The window CGGTCGATGCCGACAATGGCGTGGAGTTGATCGGCCTGAGCGGCAAGTACCTCACCTTCCCCGGCAGCCGCTTCATCGGCAAGATCACTCCTGACGCGGCCGGCAACACGCGAATCCTGGCCAACCGGTACCGTACTCCGGCGTACATCGCCCGCATAACGCTCAAGACGGGCGAATCGGAGGTGGTCAACTTCCATATGCCCGGCAAGCCGGTGTGGTGGGTACTCGACGACAATGGCGACGCCCGGGTGGTGAGCACCATCAGCACCGCCATCTGGTCGGACGACACCAGCATCACCCACTGGTATCGGGCGGCGCAAGACAAGCCTTGGGAAAAATTGGCCACCTTCGGCTATAGCGAAGAGCAATGGTGGCCGCAAAGCCTGTCGCGCGACCAGAAGTCGCTGGTGGTAAGGTCGCGCCAGGATCGCGACACGTTCGCCTACTTCCGTTACAGCCTGGAAACCCGCACCATCACCGACATGCTGGCCGGCCACCCGACCCAGGATATCCAAGTTCCCGACGCCGAGGAAGATGGTTCGTTCCGCGTGGTTGCCACCGCCGGCATGAAGCCGTCGCTCGAATGGTTCGATCCGGCCTGGGCGGCCATGCAGCAAAGCGTCGATGCCGCCTTGCCGGATCGCCTCAACTTTATCGAGGGTAAGCTGACCGGGAAGCTGCTGATCCATTCCATCAGCGATACCGACCCCGGCCAATGGCTCCTGCTCGATGGGCCGAGCGCGACGATGCGCAAGGTGGCATCGGCCAAGCCCGAGATCGATGTCGCGGCCATGCGGCCGGTACAGATCGTGCGCTACGCCGCGCGCGACGGCTTGAGCATTCCGGCCTATCTGACCTTGCCGGCCAAAACAGGCGCGATCAAGCCGGCGGTGATTCTGATCCACGGCGGCCCTGCCGCGCGCGACGGCTGGACCTACAATCCCGAAGTGCAGCTGCTGGCCACGCGCGGCTACACGGTCCTGCAGCCGCAGTTCCGCGGTTCTTCCGGCTTCGGCAAGGCGTTCATGCAGGCCGGCTACGGCCAATGGGGATTGGCGATGCAGGACGATATCAGCGATGGCGTGCGCTGGCTGGTCGAGCAGGGGCATGCCGATCCGCGGCGCATCTGCATCTAAGGCGCCAGCTACGGGGGCTATGCCGCCATGTGGGGCCTGGCCAAGACGCCCGAGTTATACCGCTGCGGCGCCAGCTTTGCCGGCGTCAGCGATATTGCGTACATGCTCAAGGACGATTCCGATACCAATGCCAGGGCGACCGGACGCTTGAGCATGAATATCCTGGTGGGCGGGGCAGGGCGTGACAAACAGGCGTTCGAGCAGGTGTCGCCGCTCAAGAACGCGGCGCGCATCACGGCGCCGGTGCTGCTGGCCCACGGCGAATGGGACCGGCGCGTGCCGATCGCGCACGGCCGCAAGATGCACAAGGCGCTCAAGGAGGCGAACAAGGAAGTCGAGTGGATGATCCTGGAAAAAGAGGGCCATGGCATTTACCACGAGGACAACCGCGAGAAATTCTACGGCGCCCTGTTCAAGCTGCTCGACCGCACCATCGGCCCGGGCGCCCCGCGCTGATCCCGGTCAGGCCGGCTGGCGCGTGCGGCGGCGCGCGCCCAGCATCGCCAGCGCCCCCAGTCCCAGCAAGCCGAGGCTGACCGGTTCCGGCACCGCCGCGACGGTGCTCATCGAAAACTCCTCGATATCGCCAGAAAACACCGTGGAGCGGCCCGTGAGCACGTCGTTGTAGCCGAACTGGGCCTGTTTCATCGTGTAGTCGTACAGATCGGGACGCACCGTGGTCGAAAAGGGCGTGGTCAGGCTGGCGTTGGCGCCGGCAAAAAAGTGCTGCACCGATTCGATGCCGTGATACGCGTACATGCTTTCTTCGCGCGTGGTCCAGTTCACCCCGGCAAACGCCTGGTCCGATCCCCACGCATTGCCGGCCGTGGCGCCGTTGGCGGTCTGCTGCTGGAAATGCCCGGTGCGGCGGTAGTTGCGCGTCACGCCGTCGACGGTGATGCTGGCGCTGAACAGATTCAAGCCATACAGGCCGTCGTACTGGTTCAGATAGTGGTCGTGGGTGGCGCCCGTGTCGTCGAACGTCAGCGTCATCTGGTAGCGCTTGCCGACCAGGTTGCCGGGCCCGAATTCATCCAGGGTATTCTGGTAGACGCTGCTGATCACGCCGCGCGAGGTGGTGGTGAGAATGGTCGCATGGGCACTGGAGATCCAGGCCGAGGCAACGAGGGCGAACGCGAAGAATGTTTTTGCTGACACGATATTCTTTCTTATAGTTTGGTTAAGGTGGCATATATACCAAGCAAAGAACATGCCATTGGGAAATTAGTGTTTGGTATCATCGGCTTAGGATTTTCGGTTAAGAAATCCCATGAACTTTTGTAAAATTTTCCGACAAGCGTGGCACACGGGCAGGGCGCCGCGCCCTGCCGCCGGTTGACTGGCCCGCGCCCGCCCCGGATACTGTCGCCATGACCACGATGAACGGAAGCGCATGCCTGTAACGATCCTGATTGTGGAAGATGAACTGGCGATCGCCGACAGCATCGCCTACGCCCTGCGCACGGACGGCTTCGTGCCGCGCCATGTGAGCCTGGGCGCGCAGGCGCTGGAAGCGATGCGCGGCGCCGACCCGGCCGCCCTGCCGGCGCTGGTGGTGCTCGACGTCGGCCTGCCCGACATGAACGGCTTCGAGGTGTGCCGCCAGCTGCGCCAGTTCTGCGACGCCCCGGTGATCTTCCTGACCGCGCGCAGCGACGAGATCGACCGCATCGTCGGGCTCGAAATCGGCGCCGACGACTACGTCACCAAACCGTTTTCGCCGCGCGAACTGGTGGCGCGCATCCGCGTCGTGCTGCGCCGCCTGGCGCCGCCCGCCGCCCCGCCCGCCGGGCGCTTCGACATCCGCGCGGCCCAGGCGCGCATCCTGTACCGCGGCCAGGTGCTCGAGCTGACCCGCTACGAATACCTGCTGCTCAAGGCCCTGTGCGAGCATCCCGGACACGTGCTCTCGCGCGCGCAGCTGATGGACCGGGTCTGGGCCGACGCGCCCGACACGCTCGAGCGCACCGTCGACGCCCATATCAAGTCGCTGCGCGCCAAGCTGCGCCAGGTCGACCCCGCCGACGACCCGATCCAGACCCACCGCGGGATGGGCTACAGCCTGGCGGGCGCATGAGGATCGGCCTGCGCATCCTGCTCGGCTACTTTCTGATCGTCGGGCTGGCGGCGTGGTTCTTGCTCAATGTGTTCGTGGCCCAGGTCAAGCCGGGCGTGCGCTCCACCCTCGAAGACACCCTGGTCGATACCGCCCACCTGCTGGCCGAAGTGGTGGCCGACGATGTCAAGGCCGGCAAGATCGGCGACTCGCAGATGCTCGCGCGCATCCAGAGCTTCGCCAGGCGCCATGTGGACGTCGAGATCGATGGCCTGAACAAGCGCAGCCTGAACTACCGCGTCTACATCACCGACCAGCACGGGCGCGTCACCTTCGATTCGAGCGGCAAGGATGTGGGCAAGGATTACTCGCTCTGGAACGATGTCTACCTCACCCTGCGCGGCGAATACGGCGCACGCAGCACGCGCGACGCCGGCACCGACGACACCAGCGCCGTGATGCACGTGGCTGCGCCCATCATGGACGGCGAGCGGATCATCGGCGTGCTGACCGTCGCCAAGCCGGTCTCGACCGTGCAACCGTTCGTCGAACGCAGCCAGCGCATCATTTTGCAGCGCGGCGCTGTGCTGCTGGGGCTGTCGCTGCTGATCGGCGTGGCCTTCGCCTGGTGGCTCAACCGCGCCCTGCGCACGCTGATGGTGTACATCGCCGATGTCGAGGCCGGCCGCAAGGCCACCTTGCCGGCGCTGGGCAACAACGAGATCGGCACGCTCGGGCGCGCGCTCGAAGCGATGCGCAACAAGCTCGAAGGCAAGGAATACGTGGAAGAACTGATGCACACCCTGGCGCACGAGCTCAAGAGTCCGATCGCCGCGATCCAGGGCTCGGCCGAGCTGATGCAGGAAGACATGCCGGCCGCCGAGCGCCAGCATTTTCTCGGCAATATCCTCAACCAGAACCTGCGCCAGAGGCAGCTGATCGACAAGCTGCTGGCGCTGATCCGCGTGGAAAAGCAGCAGCGCCTGAGCGCCCCGGAAACGGTGCCGCTGCGCGCACTGGCCGAGCAGGTGCGCGCGGACGTGTCGGCGCGGCTGCTGGCGCGCGGGCTGACCCTGGAAACTTTTATCGACAACCTGATCGTCAAGGGCGACCCGCTGCTGCTGCGCCAGGCGGTCGGCAACCTGCTCGACAACGCGATCGATTTTTCCCCGCCGGGCGGCGTCATCACCTTGCGGGCCGAGCAAATGGGCGATGAAACGGTCATCAGCGTGAGCGACTGCGGGGATGGCATTCCGGAGTTCGCGCGCGAGCGGCTGTTCGAGCGCTTCTACTCGCTGCCGCGTCCGGACGGCGCCAAAAGCACTGGCCTGGGCCTGCCTTTCGTGCGCGAAGTGATGGCGCTGCATGGCGGCCGGGTGACGGTCGACAACGTCCAGCCGCACGGCGTCTGCGCCAGGCTATGCCTGCCCATCGTCATAGTTTCCTAACGTGGTCAGACCTCAATAAGGAAATCTTTCTAATCGGAGGTCTGACCCTGACCCTTCCCCTCAAATGTCATATGTCTTGATCATATGTCGTAGCTGGGTGAGGGCCTGAGCAAGTTCAGGGAGAGTCATTCGCTTTTGATGCTCGTCGATCCAACGACGAGCAAGCGTAAGTATGGATACGGTTTGTGAAGCCTTCGCTAGACTGCCATATTGAATGCGAAATCCTCGGGCAAGGGCAGCCAGGCCGATTAGCCAGAACGCGAAGCTGAGTAATGCGGCGATGAGCAACAACGCCTTGAGACGTCGTGGTTTGCGTGTCTGGCTGTCGCGCAGTCCCATTCCCCATTGGGGGTTTTTCAAGTCTCGGAAGGTTTGTTCAATTTGCATCCGGCACTCGTACCACTTGACGATCTCATCGGCATTAAGGGCGGCTAACTTGGTGGACACGGCGAGCAGCCACGGCTCGCGTTGCCCCTTGGCCTGCTTTTTACTATGCGCGCTTTGTTTTTTCTCGCCGAATGCAGTTTTGTTCTGCCGACCTTTTCCATCTTTTTTTGTCAAGACCATACGACATTTGACGGGGGCACTTTTGACATGGTCAACGATGCCGAGATCCTGCGCGTGCTTGCGTGCACGGGGATACAACTGCTGACAGTCAACCCACTCCTCGCTTCCCCGCAGAAGCATCTGCTCACGATTACGCACACGGCCGATCCAGGCAAACTTCAGTTTATTGAGCATCCTAAACCAAGTGCCGCGAAAGCCAGCGTCAGTGATAATGATGGGCTCGCATCGCTCCGGAAGAATGGTTCGCAGCGTCTCCATGAATTTGCCATGAACCGCTGCCACGTTATAGGAATCGGAATCATGGATCTCTTCATAAATCACGAAGGATCGCCCTTCAAGGACGACCGTTGCACGCAGAACGTGCTGGCTGACGTCCTTCAACAGATCCGACCAGTCGACAATAATTGCCACACGGCGGTGCTCATGCAACACGCGCCTGGCCAGCGCGCGATAAATCTCCGGGCGCTCCGATTCTAGATGGCCATTGCTCAACAACCGGTCGCACTGTTTGATTCGATGGCGCAGAGCTGTTGCGCTGTCGACTTGCCTGCTCAACCGAAGCAAGGTGAGTCCGCCTCGCTGTGCAGCATCAGTTACAAGCGCTAAACAGGCTCTACGCTTAACGTGAATCGACGGGCAATCTTCATCTAAAAATTTCTGTATGATTCGCTGTGCATGCATGGTCTGTGCCTTTTCTTCGCAGTTTGGTCGCTACGAAGTAAAGGGCTAACACAGCCATGCATGCACCGTTTTTGGGATTGAAAGTTAACAGCATCCCAACTTGTTTACAAGCGAAATTTGAGGGGATGGGTCAGGGTCTGACCCTAATGCCGCTAACTTAAGCTCCGTCATTCCCGCGCCAAGGCGGCACTCGGCGGGAATCCAATTCCGTAACGCAGTCACAGGCGGCTCGACGAACTCGGATTCCCGCCTGCGCGGGAACGACGGTTTTGAAGTTTGCGGTCGGAAACCGGCTTAACTTAGCGGCATTAAGGTCTGACCCCGGTTAGGAAACTTTCATGCGGGCGACTTCACACGCAGCGCATACCCAGCGCATACACGCTCCCTACACTGGCTCCACCACCAATCGGGAGCCTTCATGCAAAAAACACTGCTGTACAAAATACTCGCCATCCTGGCGCTGACCCTTGTGATCTGCCTGCTGCTGGCAATGATCCAGGGCACCATCCACGACCGCTCCGAATTCCGCGCCGAGGCCGTGGCCAGCATCGCCGCCGATTCCGTGCGCGAACAGTCGATCATCGGTCCCGTCATGGTCATCCCGTACACCGATGAATTCGATGTGACCGTGCCCGCCACCACCGATGCCGCCAGCAAGACCGAAACGGTGCGGCGCTCGGTCAGCCGGGTGCATCTGGTGTTTCCGAACCAGTTGACGGTCGATGGCCGCTTCGATACCGATTACCGCTACCGCGGCATCCACCGGGTCCTGTATTACAGCGGCCAGCACGCGCTGTCGGGCGACTTCGACTTGCCGCTCAAGTCTTCCCTGCCGCGCACCAATTCGCTCTCGCGCATTACCGTGGGCCAGGCCAGCATCGCGGTCGGGATCGAGGATGTGCGCGGCATCCGCAATATTCCGACCATTACCTGGGGCAAGCAGCCGATCGAATTCCAGCAGGGCACCGGCAGCATCGCCCTCGGCAGCGGTTTGCATGCCGATCTGCCGCCCATGGACATGGAGCAGAGCGGACGCGTCAACTTCGCGTTCAACCTGGCCCTGGACGGCATCGAACGCCAGCATTTTTCGCCCGTCGCGCGCAATAACCAGATCACGCTGGCTTCGAAGTGGCCGCATCCGCAATTCGGCGGCCGTTTCCTGCCGTCGACCAAGGACCGCAGCATCAGCGACAATGGTTTCAAGGCCAGCTGGTCGATCTCTTCGCTGTCGACCGCCACCCAGCAGCAGTTGCGCGCCCTGCAGGAAGGCAGCGCGCCGGCCGCGAACGCCACCCCGGCCGAGCGCATCGCCGCGGCCGTCGCCGTGGGCGGCGGCACCGACCCGCGCGCCGACCGCTTCAGCGTGGCCTTCATCGAACCGGTGAATGTGTATTCGCTGGCCGGGCGCGCCACCAAGTACGGTTTGCTGTTCGTGGCGCTGACCTTTGCCGCGTTCTTCGTTTTTGAAATTCTCAAGCGCTTGCCGATTCACCCGATCCAGTACCTGCTGGTCGGGCTGGCGCTGGTGCTGTTCTTCCTGCTGCTGGTGGGCTTGTCGGAACATATCCCGTTCATCATGGCGTACCTGATCGCCAGCGCGGCCTGCATCCTGCTGCTGGGGTTTTACCTCAGTTTCGTGCTGCGCAACCGGCTGCGCGGACTGGGCTTCGGCGTGGCGCTGACCGTGCTCTACGGCGCGCTGTATGGCTTGCTCAGCTCGGAGAATAATGCGCTGGTGCTGGGCAGTATCCTGCTGTTCGCAGTGCTGGGCGCGATCATGGTCGCTACCCGCAAGGTGGACTGGTATCAGATTGGCAAGACCGGGACGGCCCCGGACGAGCTCGGGAGCTGAGGCGCGAACGCGGGGATCGGCCCAGGGGCGAACCGTCCCCGGGCTGAACTCGGCACGCCGTTCAACCCTGGCGCAGCATCCAGCGTTCGAAGGATTTGCCGATCAAGTCCGGGAACGCATCGGCCCGCACCGCTTTACTGTAATAAAAGCCCTGGGCCGCCGGGCAGCCATGGGCCATCAAAAACTCTGCCTGCTGCAGGGTTTCCACTCCTTCGGCGATCACCCCCAGGTGCAGGCTGGCAGCCATGGCGATGATGGCCGTGACCAGCGCCGTGTCATTCTGGTCCTTGCCGATGTCGCGCACGAAGGATTGGTCGATCTTGAGCGAATGCACAGGAAAGCGCTGCAGGTAGGCCAGGCTGGAATACCCTGTGCCGAAGTCGTCGATCGACAGCTGGATTCCCATGTCGCTCAACCGGGTCAGCATGGCAAGATTGTATTCGCTGCGCCGCATCAGCATGCTTTCGGTAATCTCCAGTTCGAGGGAGGTGGCGGCAATCCCCGTTTCGGTCAGGATTTGCCCGAGCAGCGAGCAAAAATTGACTTGTTCGAGTTGTCGGGGCGATAGATTGACGGCCATTTTCAACTCCGGGTGGCCCGCAGCGTGCCAGAGTTTCAATTGTCGGCACGCCTGGCGCAATACCCACTCGCCGATCGGCACGATCAGGCCGGACTCTTCGGCGTTGGCGATGAAGTCGCCGCAGGAAATCGGCTGGCTTCCCGGCGGCTGCCAGCGCAGCAGCGCTTCGGCCGAAAAAATGATGCCGCTTTTCATGTTCACCTGCGGCTGGTAATGCAGGATGAATTCGTCTTGCGCCAGCGCATGGCGCAGGCGCTGGCCGACGTCGAGGCGCTGCTGCACTGCATGGTTGAGCGCGGCAGTAAAGAATTGGAAATTGCCGCGTCCCATTTCCTTGGCATGGTACATCGCGGTATCGGCGGCGCGCATCAGGGAGTCGACGTCGAGGCCGTCATCGGGATAGACGCTGATGCCGATGCTGCCGCCCAGATGCAACTGGTTCACTTCGATGCTGAAAGGCTGCGACAGGCTGTCGAGCGCCTTGCCCGCCACCCGCGCGGCATCGCTGCTGTCATCGAGCAAGGGCACGATGAGGACGAATTCGTCGCCGCCCAGGCGGGCGACGCTGTCGCCTTCGCGCAGGCATTGCTGCAAGCGGATGGCCGCCATTTTCAACACTTGGTCGCCGATATAGTGGCCGA of the Massilia violaceinigra genome contains:
- a CDS encoding PEP-CTERM sorting domain-containing protein (PEP-CTERM proteins occur, often in large numbers, in the proteomes of bacteria that also encode an exosortase, a predicted intramembrane cysteine proteinase. The presence of a PEP-CTERM domain at a protein's C-terminus predicts cleavage within the sorting domain, followed by covalent anchoring to some some component of the (usually Gram-negative) cell surface. Many PEP-CTERM proteins exhibit an unusual sequence composition that includes large numbers of potential glycosylation sites. Expression of one such protein has been shown restore the ability of a bacterium to form floc, a type of biofilm.), which produces MSAKTFFAFALVASAWISSAHATILTTTSRGVISSVYQNTLDEFGPGNLVGKRYQMTLTFDDTGATHDHYLNQYDGLYGLNLFSASITVDGVTRNYRRTGHFQQQTANGATAGNAWGSDQAFAGVNWTTREESMYAYHGIESVQHFFAGANASLTTPFSTTVRPDLYDYTMKQAQFGYNDVLTGRSTVFSGDIEEFSMSTVAAVPEPVSLGLLGLGALAMLGARRRTRQPA
- the creB gene encoding two-component system response regulator CreB → MPVTILIVEDELAIADSIAYALRTDGFVPRHVSLGAQALEAMRGADPAALPALVVLDVGLPDMNGFEVCRQLRQFCDAPVIFLTARSDEIDRIVGLEIGADDYVTKPFSPRELVARIRVVLRRLAPPAAPPAGRFDIRAAQARILYRGQVLELTRYEYLLLKALCEHPGHVLSRAQLMDRVWADAPDTLERTVDAHIKSLRAKLRQVDPADDPIQTHRGMGYSLAGA
- the creC gene encoding two-component system sensor histidine kinase CreC codes for the protein MRIGLRILLGYFLIVGLAAWFLLNVFVAQVKPGVRSTLEDTLVDTAHLLAEVVADDVKAGKIGDSQMLARIQSFARRHVDVEIDGLNKRSLNYRVYITDQHGRVTFDSSGKDVGKDYSLWNDVYLTLRGEYGARSTRDAGTDDTSAVMHVAAPIMDGERIIGVLTVAKPVSTVQPFVERSQRIILQRGAVLLGLSLLIGVAFAWWLNRALRTLMVYIADVEAGRKATLPALGNNEIGTLGRALEAMRNKLEGKEYVEELMHTLAHELKSPIAAIQGSAELMQEDMPAAERQHFLGNILNQNLRQRQLIDKLLALIRVEKQQRLSAPETVPLRALAEQVRADVSARLLARGLTLETFIDNLIVKGDPLLLRQAVGNLLDNAIDFSPPGGVITLRAEQMGDETVISVSDCGDGIPEFARERLFERFYSLPRPDGAKSTGLGLPFVREVMALHGGRVTVDNVQPHGVCARLCLPIVIVS
- a CDS encoding IS4 family transposase; the protein is MHAQRIIQKFLDEDCPSIHVKRRACLALVTDAAQRGGLTLLRLSRQVDSATALRHRIKQCDRLLSNGHLESERPEIYRALARRVLHEHRRVAIIVDWSDLLKDVSQHVLRATVVLEGRSFVIYEEIHDSDSYNVAAVHGKFMETLRTILPERCEPIIITDAGFRGTWFRMLNKLKFAWIGRVRNREQMLLRGSEEWVDCQQLYPRARKHAQDLGIVDHVKSAPVKCRMVLTKKDGKGRQNKTAFGEKKQSAHSKKQAKGQREPWLLAVSTKLAALNADEIVKWYECRMQIEQTFRDLKNPQWGMGLRDSQTRKPRRLKALLLIAALLSFAFWLIGLAALARGFRIQYGSLAKASQTVSILTLARRWIDEHQKRMTLPELAQALTQLRHMIKTYDI
- the creD gene encoding cell envelope integrity protein CreD, translating into MQKTLLYKILAILALTLVICLLLAMIQGTIHDRSEFRAEAVASIAADSVREQSIIGPVMVIPYTDEFDVTVPATTDAASKTETVRRSVSRVHLVFPNQLTVDGRFDTDYRYRGIHRVLYYSGQHALSGDFDLPLKSSLPRTNSLSRITVGQASIAVGIEDVRGIRNIPTITWGKQPIEFQQGTGSIALGSGLHADLPPMDMEQSGRVNFAFNLALDGIERQHFSPVARNNQITLASKWPHPQFGGRFLPSTKDRSISDNGFKASWSISSLSTATQQQLRALQEGSAPAANATPAERIAAAVAVGGGTDPRADRFSVAFIEPVNVYSLAGRATKYGLLFVALTFAAFFVFEILKRLPIHPIQYLLVGLALVLFFLLLVGLSEHIPFIMAYLIASAACILLLGFYLSFVLRNRLRGLGFGVALTVLYGALYGLLSSENNALVLGSILLFAVLGAIMVATRKVDWYQIGKTGTAPDELGS